In Streptomyces sp. NBC_01426, one genomic interval encodes:
- a CDS encoding trypsin-like serine protease, producing the protein MRRTLTMAAAATALALLGGPLPVAEAGTARAVGRWSVREAQSFWTAERMASATPAPLAPGAAPDTAVPSGAPSPDAGPDAVPDRVPVPDNAPSPDNAATAVPDPSAAGTPVTAPAGSATPVPEPSAESDRAGDTIGAALAGPGTGANFDGIPVVGRMFVMKGAGAYFCTASVVASPGRNLVLSAAHCLLGSDTRKVAFVPRYTAKNPRPHGMFPVLRDAKGRSKVWIHPRYRSQGANRAATLDVAFAQVGPGPKGRRVQDVVGGNRLLTGGPYAHPRVTLIGHPSAAARPRVCVNRTTKFTSKDARIPGSFLRIVCTGYPGGTSGGPFLARYDAKTRTGDVIGVIGGWKTGGDTPDVSYSSYFGKEVRALFDTAVAGARVG; encoded by the coding sequence ATGCGACGCACCTTGACCATGGCGGCGGCAGCGACCGCGCTGGCGCTGCTCGGCGGCCCGCTGCCGGTCGCCGAGGCCGGCACCGCACGCGCCGTCGGCCGCTGGTCGGTCCGGGAGGCCCAGTCCTTCTGGACCGCCGAACGCATGGCCTCCGCGACCCCCGCGCCCCTCGCGCCGGGCGCCGCGCCCGACACGGCCGTACCGTCCGGCGCCCCGAGCCCGGACGCGGGCCCGGACGCGGTCCCGGACCGTGTCCCGGTCCCGGACAACGCCCCGAGCCCGGACAACGCCGCGACTGCGGTCCCCGACCCGTCCGCCGCCGGCACTCCGGTGACCGCGCCCGCCGGGTCGGCCACCCCCGTCCCCGAACCGTCCGCCGAGTCCGACCGGGCCGGGGACACCATCGGCGCCGCCCTGGCGGGCCCCGGCACCGGCGCGAACTTCGACGGCATCCCGGTCGTCGGCCGGATGTTCGTCATGAAGGGCGCCGGCGCGTACTTCTGCACGGCGAGCGTGGTCGCCTCCCCCGGCCGCAACCTGGTGCTCAGCGCGGCACACTGCCTGCTCGGCTCCGACACCCGGAAGGTGGCGTTCGTCCCGCGGTACACGGCCAAGAACCCCCGGCCCCACGGCATGTTCCCCGTGCTGCGCGACGCCAAGGGCCGTTCGAAGGTGTGGATCCACCCGCGCTACCGCAGCCAGGGCGCCAACCGGGCGGCCACCCTCGACGTGGCCTTCGCGCAGGTCGGCCCGGGCCCCAAGGGACGCCGGGTGCAGGACGTGGTCGGCGGGAACCGGCTGCTCACCGGGGGCCCGTACGCGCACCCCCGGGTCACGCTGATCGGCCATCCGTCGGCGGCCGCCCGCCCCCGGGTGTGCGTCAACCGGACCACGAAGTTCACCAGCAAGGACGCGCGCATCCCCGGCTCCTTCCTGCGCATCGTCTGCACCGGTTACCCCGGTGGGACCAGCGGCGGCCCGTTCCTGGCGCGTTACGACGCGAAGACCAGGACCGGGGACGTGATCGGGGTGATCGGCGGCTGGAAGACGGGCGGGGACACGCCCGACGTCTCGTACAGCTCCTACTTCGGCAAGGAGGTCAGGGCCCTGTTCGACACCGCCGTCGCCGGCGCCCGCGTCGGGTGA
- a CDS encoding FAD-binding oxidoreductase yields MSPHRRLVLTSAAAAVLATVGATARGPSDLVRRPSRRLVRGPDFAALARSVDGRIVLPGDRDYPEARRLFQPRYDGLAPAAVAFPAHASDVAACLDFARRSAVPVVPRGGGHGYAGWSGGDGGLVVDVGAMAEVAVEGDGARIGAGTRLGEVNATLAARGRGIPTGLCPSVGIAGLTLGGGMGLASRVHGTTSDALTGARVVTPDGLVRDVDAGHDPDLFWALRGGGGGNFGVVTEFRFRTHPVGDVAFAELHWPAARSAAVLSGWQRWSGGLPDPFWSHVEFVIESGPEPVPSVKVLCFDGRGELERQLTRLSDLVGREPLERHLVVRGYGDTLRAMAGCEERAAARCRLPGTLPGHDPRGVVGRASYAARSDFWTGAGLPEAAVRAVLAGVRGYARAAPAGGRGVVQFLGECGGAMNRPGPSDTAFVHRDSAFLSQYLAYWPESASADEVARHQGWLDGLWQDLRPWASGRAYQNYVDPKLVDWRSAYYGTNLARLQEVRRAHDPNRLFRFPQAI; encoded by the coding sequence ATGAGCCCGCACCGCCGTCTGGTCCTCACAAGCGCGGCCGCCGCAGTCCTGGCCACGGTCGGGGCGACCGCGCGGGGTCCCTCGGACCTCGTCCGCCGCCCGTCCCGGCGCCTCGTACGCGGCCCCGACTTCGCCGCGCTCGCCCGCTCCGTGGACGGGCGGATCGTTTTGCCGGGCGACCGGGACTACCCCGAGGCACGCCGGCTCTTCCAGCCCCGTTACGACGGCCTCGCGCCGGCCGCGGTGGCGTTTCCCGCGCACGCCTCGGACGTGGCCGCCTGCCTGGACTTCGCCCGTCGCTCCGCCGTGCCGGTGGTGCCGCGCGGTGGCGGCCACGGCTACGCGGGCTGGTCCGGCGGCGACGGCGGGCTCGTGGTCGACGTCGGGGCGATGGCCGAGGTGGCGGTCGAGGGGGACGGGGCACGGATCGGAGCCGGCACCCGCCTCGGCGAGGTCAACGCCACGCTCGCCGCACGCGGTCGGGGCATCCCGACCGGGCTGTGTCCCTCGGTCGGGATCGCCGGGCTCACGCTCGGCGGGGGCATGGGACTTGCCTCGCGGGTGCACGGCACCACCTCGGACGCGCTGACCGGCGCCCGGGTGGTCACTCCCGACGGCCTCGTCCGCGACGTCGACGCGGGACACGATCCCGACCTCTTCTGGGCGCTGCGTGGCGGCGGGGGCGGCAACTTCGGCGTGGTGACGGAGTTCCGGTTCCGCACCCACCCGGTCGGGGACGTCGCCTTCGCCGAACTGCACTGGCCGGCCGCGCGGTCCGCGGCGGTGCTGAGCGGCTGGCAACGCTGGTCGGGCGGGCTGCCGGACCCGTTCTGGAGCCACGTGGAGTTCGTGATCGAGTCCGGTCCGGAACCCGTCCCGTCCGTGAAGGTGCTGTGCTTCGACGGGCGGGGCGAACTGGAACGGCAGTTGACCCGTCTGTCCGACCTGGTCGGCCGGGAGCCGCTGGAGCGTCACCTCGTCGTACGGGGGTACGGGGACACCCTGCGGGCCATGGCCGGCTGCGAGGAGCGGGCCGCCGCCCGGTGCCGCCTGCCGGGCACCCTGCCCGGCCACGACCCGCGCGGTGTGGTCGGCCGGGCCTCGTACGCGGCCCGCTCGGACTTCTGGACCGGCGCCGGGCTGCCGGAGGCGGCCGTCCGGGCGGTGTTGGCCGGCGTGCGCGGCTACGCGCGGGCGGCGCCGGCCGGTGGGCGGGGCGTGGTCCAGTTCCTCGGGGAGTGCGGCGGGGCCATGAACCGGCCGGGCCCCTCCGACACCGCGTTCGTCCACCGCGACAGCGCGTTCCTGTCCCAGTACCTCGCCTACTGGCCCGAGTCCGCGTCGGCCGACGAGGTGGCCCGGCACCAGGGCTGGCTCGACGGGCTCTGGCAGGACCTGCGCCCCTGGGCGAGCGGTCGCGCGTACCAGAACTACGTCGATCCGAAGCTCGTCGACTGGCGCTCGGCCTACTACGGGACGAACCTCGCCCGCCTCCAGGAGGTCCGACGCGCCCATGACCCGAACCGGTTGTTCCGCTTCCCCCAAGCGATCTAG
- a CDS encoding HXXEE domain-containing protein, giving the protein MIEQRPNAANPPNPTLNPATLGLLAAWIAHDLEEVATMARWSRTRVPALRERHPRVPERLWRSVTDVDGLEFATAVAFMGLIVAAAAADGRRTDGRSAFYQAALNGFGLHGLVHLAQSAAARGYTPGVVTSPLIVVPFTLWARDRLRRAGVLRPTRARDAVLGLGLAAAATAAAHAAARLIRRPALVPPGGCRSFTPHGAPADHRGAGRR; this is encoded by the coding sequence GTGATCGAACAACGTCCGAACGCCGCGAACCCGCCAAACCCCACGCTGAACCCGGCCACCCTCGGGCTGTTGGCCGCATGGATCGCGCACGACCTGGAAGAGGTCGCCACCATGGCCCGTTGGTCCCGCACCCGGGTGCCCGCCCTGCGCGAGCGCCACCCCCGGGTGCCCGAACGGCTGTGGAGGAGCGTCACGGACGTCGACGGACTCGAGTTCGCCACCGCCGTCGCGTTCATGGGACTGATCGTCGCCGCGGCCGCCGCGGACGGCCGTCGCACCGACGGGCGCTCCGCCTTCTACCAGGCCGCCCTGAACGGATTCGGCCTGCACGGGCTGGTCCACCTCGCCCAGTCGGCCGCGGCCCGCGGCTACACCCCGGGGGTGGTCACCTCCCCGCTGATCGTGGTCCCCTTCACCCTCTGGGCCCGCGACCGGCTGCGCCGCGCCGGCGTGCTGCGGCCCACCCGGGCGCGCGACGCGGTGCTCGGCCTCGGTCTGGCCGCCGCGGCCACCGCCGCCGCGCACGCCGCGGCCCGGCTGATCCGCCGTCCCGCGCTCGTTCCCCCGGGCGGGTGCCGCTCGTTCACCCCGCATGGAGCCCCTGCCGACCATCGCGGCGCCGGGCGTCGCTGA